DNA sequence from the Tissierella sp. genome:
GAACACCCAGGGAATAGCAAATCTAATAACCCCTCGAAACAATATAAAGAAAAGATTAAAGATAAAAAAGATGATTAAATAAAAAAAAATTTTTAATTTCTCATATGTACCCCTAAAAAATTTAAGTAGCCGTAATAATATAATAATAAAAATAATAGGAGGTATATAAGATGAAAAAATATTTAACCAGTTTAGCGACTTTGTTTTTAGTGATTCTATTGACAAGTTCTTATGCAAGTGCATTTACTCCACCAGGATTAGCTAAAAAGGGTGGTTTGCCACCTGGAATCCAAAAGAAGTTTATCCAACAAGAAAAAGATAAAAAAGAGTATAATACAACTATAAAGGATATAAATTTAGAACAAAGAAGAGTAGTTATAGAAGATGGGACAGCAATACTTGTGCTCCTTGTTTCTGATGAAGCAAAAATAGAGTTGAATAAAAAATCAGCTAAGCTTGAAGACATTATGAAAAATGATGATGTTTTTATGAAACTAGACAAAAATAATACTATTACAGAGCTTAAGGCTACAAGAGAAAGTGAAACCGTATACACTGTGGAAGGAAGACTTTCATTAGTTGATAAAAAAGAAAATAAAATATATATTTATGAGAACAATAAATTAGATAGTTATAAATTAAGATCTGATGTTACTGTACGCATTAATGGTGAGAAAAGTAGTATTAGTGGTTTAACTACTGGTATGGAGTTAAAGTTAACTATAGAAGGGGATAGGGTAAAATTAATTGAGGCAAGTAAAGATGTACAAACAAAAATAATTGGAACTATAATAGCAATTGATTATAATCGTATGGAGTTTGTACTTCAGGAAGGTACAAAGGTAACTCTATATAAAGCTCAAAGCAATACACCTATAAAAATAGATGGTGAGATAAAGACTTTTTCAAATCTATTAGTTGGTATGACTTTAGAAGCTTATGTAAAAGATCAAAATATAATTAGTATAGAGGCCAAATCATTATCTATAGAAAACCAAAAAGGTGTTGTTAAAGCTATTAATATAGATAAAAATGAAATAGTCTTAACACAAGGTAATAAGGAAACTTTATTTAAAATAAATAAGAATGTAATTGTAAAAATTAACGGAGTTCAAAAAACTTTAAAAGATATTGCAGTTAATATGGATGTGCAGTTAACTATCCAAAGTGGAGAAGTTATTGAAATTACCATTAATCAATTAATTCAGTCTTTTGAAGGTAGAATTATAGCAAAAGATGTTGGGAATAAGCCAACTGTCACAATTCAAGTAGGAAATGAAATTAAAGTATTTTCTGTTAGAAAAGATTTAAATATTATTGAAATTGAAGTAGGTAAAGAAGTTATTATTCATGTGAAGGATAGTGAAGTTATAGCTATTGTAGCAAAATAATGATAGGTATAAAATAATTAAGTTAAAGTAGGTAAGGCAATTTGCTTTGCCTACTTTACTTTTTTAATGATTGTTTGTAATAATGTGATATAATTAAAATGTTGTATTAAGGAGATAATGAGTAAATAGATATATTGAATTAGAGGTAAGTCCTTGCAATATTAAGCTACTATTCAACGAGGAGATAAAAATATGAACTATAAAGATATAAAGGAATTAAGTCTAGAAGATAAGCAAAATCATTTCAATAATATATATGGTCATAAATTAAAGTATGTAGGAAATAAATACCATATAGTGGAGAGGATCTTAAGTTTAAATAAGAACTCTAAGCCTAATCCAGAAAAACTTGCAGTAATTGATGGGATATTTTCTCTTAACCTTGCAAAAAAATATAAAATAGGAGTAAAATATCTGATTATATGTCTAGAGAAGATTCATTCCATAGAGGCACAGGAGCTCATAGACAATTTTGTAAAGTTGGCAGAGGAGTCCATAGTAGTTTCAGAAAAGGTATTTAATGTAATAGCAGAAAAAGAAAACTCCCATGGAATAATGGCAGTAGTATATCTTCCTCCAAAGAAATTTGAAGAAATACATATTGAGAAAAATTCAGTGGTACTGATATTAGATGGACTGGAGATACCTGGCAATGTAGGGACTATACTTAGGTCAGCAGATGCTACAGGAGTTGACTGTGTAATAGTAAATAATAGAAAGACTAGATTAAATCATCCAAAACTAATGCGAAGTAGTTTAGGTTCTGTATTTAAGGTGCCAGTAGTTGAAGCGGAGAATTTTTCTGAACTGGAAACATGGCTAAAGAAAAATAAATATCAAGTAATCATAACTGATACAGATGCATCCTCAAACTATTATGATTTAGAATATAATGGAAGGATTGCAATAGTAATGGGTAGTGAAAAGTATGGAGTATCAGAAGATTTTTATAAATTGAATTATCAAGGAGTAGGTATCCCTATGCTGGGAGATATGGATTCTTTAAATGTTGGAGTAGCTGCTACTATAATCATGTATGAAGCAGCATTAAAGAATAAAGGATATATTAAAAGATAAAAAAATCCAAACTTAAAAGAATATGTCCTTTTAAGTTTGGGTTTCTTTTAATATAATAAACTTAGCTAATGCTTCCGGTGTCAAGGGCTCTTGATTTTTTAAGAGCTCCTAATATGACATAAGATATAAAAGCATCTGCTCCATGGTGAAGAATAGTACCAACTCCTGTGACAATTAGAAGTTTGTATACATCAAAGCCTATAAAAGGTATAACTACAATAGCTTCAAGGAGTCCATGGATAGGAGCTGTAATAAGAGAAACTTTACCAAAAGACATTCCTTTTTTAATAAGTTTTGCACCTATAATTCCAATAAATACATGCATAAATGCTCTTAATCCAACAACTGGTCCAAGGTTAAGAAAAAATCCTAAGGCTGAACCAAGTCCTACCATAATAGCAACCTCAGGTCCTAATAACATAGAGATAAACATAGGCACATGAGAGCCAAGAGTAGCAGAAAAAGGTGGAACTATAACTTTAAAAAACACTACAAAAGGAATAAGAATTGCTAATGCTGTAAGTAAAGCAGATAATGTTAATTTCTTTACATTCAAGATAATACCTCCTTATGATATAATGTTAATAATATTATAATAGATGTATATACACCTGTCAAGACAGAGAAATATTTAAATTATTTCTTGCATACTCTGTCCATAAATGGTATAATACTTTGGTAAATCCTTGCTCTATCTTTAGGATAGGGCCGATAGTCCATAGGGAGGTGAAATATATGAGAAAATATGAAGCGATGATTATCTTTTTTCCATCTGAAGAAGAGAAAAGAGTTCAAGTACTTGAGAGATTCAAAGGAATAATTGAAGCTGAAGGAAGCATTACAAGTACTGATGAGTGGGGAATAAGAAAGTTAGCATATCTAATTGATGATATTGGTGAAGGGTATTATGTACTTATCAACTTTGAAGGCACACCAGAAGTAATCAAAGAGTTAGATAGAGTTGCTAGAATATCAGACAGCATTATGAGACACATGATCATTAGAGAAGACGAATAATCTAAGGGTAGGTGAGAATATTGAATAATGTTGTATTAATAGGAAGGCTAACAAGAGATCCGGAGTTAAGATATATACCTGTATCTGGCACTGCAGTAGCTAGATTTAGCATAGCAGTAGACAAAGGGCTTTCTAAAGAAAAAAAACAAGAAATGGAATCTAAAAATCAGCCAACAGCGGACTTTATTAACATAGTTGTATGGGGCAAAATGGGTGAGAATTGTGCTAACTATCTTGCAAAGGGTAGACTAGTAGCTATTCAAGGAAGGATTCAAAGTGGCTCATATGAAAAAGATGGTGTCAAAAGATATACCATGGATGTTGTAGCCTCTAATGTTGAATTCTTAGAATGGGGAGATTCAAATAAATCCCAAGGATTTAATGAGCCTAGTTCAGACTTTGGCGGTATAGAAGGTTTCCATCCTACTGATAATGATGACATTCCATTCTAGAAGGAGGTAAGAAGATGCAAAGAAGATTTAAACCTAGAAAAAAAATCTGTAGTTTTTGTGCAGATAAATCAAAGGGTATTGACTATAAAGAAATAAACAAACTTAAAAAATATATAACTGAAAGAGGAAAAATTCTTCCTAGAAGAATCTCTGGAAATTGCTCAAAGCACCAAAGAGAGCTAACTATAGCTATAAAAAGATCAAGACAAGTAGCATTATTGCCATATAGTGCAGAATAAGAGAGGATATCCTCTCTTTTTTATTTGACTTATGTTCCTTTAATTTGTATTATTTTAGTAAGGTTAAAATAAAAATTAAGGATGGGGTATTGTATGGAGAATAAAGACATAGATATTATAAAGAATATGAGAACGGTAGAATGGTTAAAGGCTCAACTACTCAGCACTGTTGGAAATCTATATACTACTTTAGCTAATGGAGAAGAGAATACAATGGAGAACATTGAGGACATTATCTCTAATCTCGTATTAGAATCTTTGTTATTAGGTAAAAGATTAGGGCTGAGTTTTGAAAGCATAAAATCAGCACTAAGAGATAATATTAAGATAAATCTTATAGAAGAACATAAAATTGAGAGATGGTATGGAGACTTAAGTTTGTTATTGGAGTTTATTGATCAAGATAAAGATTAGAGGTGAAATTATTGGAGAATAATGATAAGATAAAGAAAAGCATAATTGAGAGTATAATTGTAATAGCTATTATGGCTATATATATAGTATTTGGAATCCACTATCTATCATTGTTGATACTAATTATCCCATTACCCTTTATAGTTTTAGGAGTGAGGAATGGTATATATAGTAATATTATATCTATTATATCAACATTTATAATAGTAAATATTCTTCTTGGAATTCCATCAGGATTGTCATTAATGATATTATTTGCACCCCTGAGCATTGGGATAAATTACTGTATTATAAAAAGAAAAACTAATATGGAAACAATAATAGCTTCTACAATGTTGTTTTTTGTATCTTTTATTCTGCTTTCATTTTTTGAAGGGAGTATATCTAATTTAGACATTGGAAAACAAGTTGAACAGATTTTTACCCAGTATTTAAACATACAAGTAGATATGCTTAAGGAAATGGGAAAGACAAATCATGAAATACTTAAGACCACAGATTTGCTAGAAAGTACATATAAGATGTTGGTAGTTCTTATACCTTCTTTTGTAGGGATATTTTCCTTAGGAGTAAGTTATATCAATCTATTATTATCCTCTAAGATATTACGAAAGATGGGATATGGAACTATTAATACTCAACGATTTTCAAGATTTAAACTTCCTAACAATATTATCCTAGGTATTGGAATTATGATTTTAACTACATTTGTATTTAAAAAACTGGAGATACAATACCATGAAGCACTTCTTAGCAATATAGTCTTTTTAGCTAGTTTTGTATTTTTTATGCAAGGATTATCGGTTTTAGATTATCTATGTATTAAAGTCAAGACTCCATTGGTATTTAGAATTATTCTTCTGTCAATGAATATAATATTTGTTCCTATGGGAGGACTTATATCCTTCCTTGGTATATTGGATTCAGTATTTGATTTGAGAAAAATAAGAAAGAAAAAATCCTTATAGGAGGATTATTATGAAAAAGAAATTAGAATTTAAGTGGGAGGACAGTTATGTCTACCTTATTGTAATTGGGGTATTAAATATAATTATGGCATTTCATCAGCCTTTATTATCCTTTATAGGATTTATTCTATTAGGTTATTTAATATTTCATAATATAAAATCAAATATTAGAAAAAGACGAGAGCTAGTAAAATTTGTTGAGGGATTGTCCAATGAATTTGATTCAGCAACAAAACATGCAATATTTAACATGCCATTTCCATTAGTTATGTTAGATGAAGATATGGCAATTAGTTGGTATAATACACCTTTTTTAAAGATGATGAATGAGAGAGAAATATTAAATGAAAAAATAGTTGATTTAATACCAGGCATATCTTTAGAAGGAGTATTTA
Encoded proteins:
- a CDS encoding RNA methyltransferase, which encodes MNYKDIKELSLEDKQNHFNNIYGHKLKYVGNKYHIVERILSLNKNSKPNPEKLAVIDGIFSLNLAKKYKIGVKYLIICLEKIHSIEAQELIDNFVKLAEESIVVSEKVFNVIAEKENSHGIMAVVYLPPKKFEEIHIEKNSVVLILDGLEIPGNVGTILRSADATGVDCVIVNNRKTRLNHPKLMRSSLGSVFKVPVVEAENFSELETWLKKNKYQVIITDTDASSNYYDLEYNGRIAIVMGSEKYGVSEDFYKLNYQGVGIPMLGDMDSLNVGVAATIIMYEAALKNKGYIKR
- the rpsR gene encoding 30S ribosomal protein S18, which gives rise to MQRRFKPRKKICSFCADKSKGIDYKEINKLKKYITERGKILPRRISGNCSKHQRELTIAIKRSRQVALLPYSAE
- a CDS encoding MazG-like family protein; its protein translation is MENKDIDIIKNMRTVEWLKAQLLSTVGNLYTTLANGEENTMENIEDIISNLVLESLLLGKRLGLSFESIKSALRDNIKINLIEEHKIERWYGDLSLLLEFIDQDKD
- the rpsF gene encoding 30S ribosomal protein S6 encodes the protein MRKYEAMIIFFPSEEEKRVQVLERFKGIIEAEGSITSTDEWGIRKLAYLIDDIGEGYYVLINFEGTPEVIKELDRVARISDSIMRHMIIREDE
- a CDS encoding single-stranded DNA-binding protein; protein product: MNNVVLIGRLTRDPELRYIPVSGTAVARFSIAVDKGLSKEKKQEMESKNQPTADFINIVVWGKMGENCANYLAKGRLVAIQGRIQSGSYEKDGVKRYTMDVVASNVEFLEWGDSNKSQGFNEPSSDFGGIEGFHPTDNDDIPF
- a CDS encoding DUF2232 domain-containing protein, translating into MENNDKIKKSIIESIIVIAIMAIYIVFGIHYLSLLILIIPLPFIVLGVRNGIYSNIISIISTFIIVNILLGIPSGLSLMILFAPLSIGINYCIIKRKTNMETIIASTMLFFVSFILLSFFEGSISNLDIGKQVEQIFTQYLNIQVDMLKEMGKTNHEILKTTDLLESTYKMLVVLIPSFVGIFSLGVSYINLLLSSKILRKMGYGTINTQRFSRFKLPNNIILGIGIMILTTFVFKKLEIQYHEALLSNIVFLASFVFFMQGLSVLDYLCIKVKTPLVFRIILLSMNIIFVPMGGLISFLGILDSVFDLRKIRKKKSL